A portion of the Krasilnikovia cinnamomea genome contains these proteins:
- a CDS encoding bifunctional GNAT family N-acetyltransferase/acetate--CoA ligase family protein has translation MVLDTGADVLLSDGSAVHLRPISPADAEAIVELHSRMSDRTRYLRYFSPYPRIPERDLERFVTVDHRDREAYVAVSGARILAVGRYERMGPDSPDAEVAFVVEDAYQGRGIGSVLLEYLAEAARANGIRRFVAEVLPQNGGMLRVFSDFGYQIQRRYADGVVHLEFPIAPTELSRQVQESREQRTEARSIARLLSPRGVAVYGASTSGLGVGAALLAHLRDGGFTGAVVPVHPSAERVAGRRAYRSAAEAGQTIDVGLIAVPPERVSEAVADAAAAGAGALVVVSAGFAETGPDGADAQRALLEQARAAGMRVVGPNCLGIANTDPTVRLNATLAPTLPAAGRVGFFSQSGALGVALLAEADRRGLGLSSFVSAGNRADVSGNDLLQYWQDDPRTDVVLLYLETFGNPRKFARLARRMSRIKPIVAVASATRPRGLAEDLPGPDAHAVTALFARSGVIRVDTVRELFDVGVLLAHQPLPAGRRVAVVGNSSALSGLAVAACRPNGLVVADGYPRDLSPQSGAHEFAAALADAEADERVDALVVVFAPPLPGQLPDSDADFAVALSTVALAGEKPTVATFLLGQLPSRVPSYPSIEEAVRALGRVASYAEWLRRPPGRYPELSGVDPAAAEVQGELTELLAAYGVRVVPSTSAGSLPAALSAAEQCGYPVALKAARGSLRHRIDLGAVRLNLADAGAVRAAYGELAAAFGPVVLVQSMVAPGVACRVEVAEDSAFGPVVGFGLGGVASELLGDLAWRAAPLTDSAAAALVEEPRAAPLLHGYRGSSPVDRDALVDLLLRVGRLADEHPRIRALSLNPVLARPDGFDVLHATVEVGAAGARPDTGPRHL, from the coding sequence ATGGTCCTCGACACCGGCGCCGATGTGCTGCTCTCCGACGGCAGCGCCGTCCACTTGCGCCCGATCAGCCCGGCGGACGCCGAAGCGATCGTCGAGCTGCACTCCCGGATGAGCGACCGCACCCGCTACCTGCGCTACTTCTCGCCGTACCCGCGGATCCCGGAGCGGGACCTGGAACGCTTCGTCACCGTCGACCACCGCGACCGGGAGGCGTACGTCGCGGTCAGCGGCGCGCGCATCCTGGCGGTCGGCCGCTACGAGCGGATGGGCCCGGATTCACCCGACGCCGAGGTGGCGTTCGTGGTGGAGGACGCGTACCAGGGCCGGGGCATCGGGTCGGTGCTGCTGGAGTACCTGGCCGAGGCGGCCCGGGCCAACGGCATCCGCCGGTTCGTCGCCGAGGTGCTGCCGCAGAACGGCGGCATGCTGCGCGTCTTCAGCGACTTCGGCTACCAGATCCAGCGCCGCTACGCCGACGGCGTGGTGCACCTCGAATTCCCGATCGCCCCCACCGAACTCTCCCGCCAGGTGCAGGAGAGCCGGGAGCAGCGCACCGAGGCCAGGTCGATCGCGCGGCTGCTCAGCCCGCGTGGGGTCGCCGTGTACGGGGCCAGCACCAGCGGCCTCGGGGTCGGCGCGGCGCTGCTGGCCCACCTGCGCGACGGCGGGTTCACCGGGGCGGTCGTGCCGGTGCACCCGAGCGCCGAGCGAGTGGCGGGGCGGCGGGCGTACCGGTCGGCGGCCGAGGCGGGGCAGACGATCGACGTGGGGCTCATCGCCGTACCTCCGGAACGGGTTTCCGAGGCCGTGGCGGACGCGGCCGCTGCCGGCGCGGGAGCCCTGGTGGTGGTGTCCGCGGGCTTCGCCGAGACCGGCCCGGACGGCGCGGACGCGCAGCGTGCGCTGCTGGAGCAGGCCCGGGCGGCCGGGATGCGGGTGGTGGGCCCGAACTGCCTGGGTATTGCCAACACCGATCCGACGGTACGGCTGAACGCCACGCTCGCCCCGACCCTGCCGGCCGCCGGCCGGGTCGGCTTCTTCAGCCAGTCCGGCGCGCTCGGGGTGGCCCTGCTGGCCGAGGCGGACCGGCGCGGACTCGGGCTGTCCAGCTTCGTGTCGGCCGGCAACCGCGCCGACGTCTCCGGCAACGACCTGCTGCAGTACTGGCAGGACGATCCGCGCACCGACGTCGTGCTGCTGTATCTGGAGACGTTCGGCAACCCGCGCAAGTTCGCCCGGCTGGCGCGCCGGATGAGCCGGATCAAGCCGATCGTGGCCGTGGCGTCGGCGACCCGCCCGCGCGGGCTGGCCGAGGACCTGCCCGGCCCCGACGCGCACGCGGTCACGGCGCTGTTCGCCCGCTCCGGGGTGATCCGCGTCGACACGGTCCGCGAACTGTTCGACGTCGGCGTGCTGCTGGCGCACCAGCCGCTGCCCGCCGGCCGGCGGGTCGCCGTGGTGGGCAACTCGTCCGCGCTGTCCGGGCTCGCGGTCGCCGCCTGCCGCCCCAACGGACTCGTCGTCGCCGACGGGTACCCGCGCGACCTCAGCCCGCAGTCCGGCGCCCACGAGTTCGCCGCGGCGCTGGCCGACGCCGAGGCCGACGAGCGGGTGGACGCGCTGGTCGTGGTGTTCGCCCCGCCCCTGCCGGGCCAGCTGCCCGACTCCGACGCGGACTTCGCCGTCGCCCTGTCCACGGTCGCGCTGGCGGGGGAGAAGCCGACCGTGGCGACGTTCCTGCTCGGACAGCTGCCGTCGCGGGTCCCGTCGTACCCGTCGATCGAGGAGGCGGTACGGGCGCTGGGCCGGGTCGCCTCGTACGCGGAGTGGCTGCGCCGCCCGCCGGGCCGCTATCCGGAGCTGTCCGGAGTGGATCCCGCCGCCGCCGAGGTGCAGGGCGAGCTGACGGAGCTGCTGGCCGCGTACGGCGTCCGGGTCGTCCCGTCCACGTCCGCCGGGTCGCTGCCGGCCGCCCTGAGCGCCGCGGAGCAGTGCGGCTACCCGGTGGCGCTGAAGGCCGCCCGGGGTTCCCTGCGTCACCGCATCGACCTCGGCGCGGTACGCCTCAACCTGGCCGACGCGGGCGCCGTCCGCGCCGCGTACGGCGAGCTCGCGGCCGCGTTCGGCCCGGTGGTGCTGGTGCAGTCGATGGTCGCGCCGGGGGTGGCGTGCCGGGTGGAGGTGGCCGAGGATTCCGCCTTCGGCCCGGTGGTCGGTTTCGGGCTCGGCGGGGTCGCCAGTGAGCTGCTGGGTGACCTGGCGTGGCGGGCCGCGCCGCTGACCGACTCGGCCGCGGCCGCGCTCGTCGAGGAGCCGCGGGCGGCCCCGCTGTTGCACGGCTACCGGGGCTCGTCCCCGGTCGACCGGGACGCGCTCGTCGACCTGCTGCTGCGGGTCGGCCGCCTCGCCGACGAGCATCCGCGGATCCGGGCGCTGTCGCTCAACCCGGTGCTGGCCCGCCCCGACGGCTTCGACGTGCTGCACGCCACAGTGGAGGTCGGTGCGGCGGGCGCCCGTCCGGATACCGGCCCCCGCCACCTCTGA
- a CDS encoding sporulation protein, giving the protein MVFKRMMRALGVGGPSVETVLTNPNCRPGGYLEGHVQVIGGEHSVDIEYVSLALVTRVEVESGDSEYNTNQEFHKQRLTGAFKLDPGQRHDLPFRFDVPWETPITEVYGQHLHGMTMGLATELEVARAVDKGDLDAVAVHPLPAQERILEALQRLGFRFSKADVERGSVYGVHQTLPFYQEIEFYPPPAYASGINQLEVTFIATPQVLQVILELDKRGGLFTEGHDAFGRFDVDYHTVDQVDWAGQLDNWLRQSAQRRGLFF; this is encoded by the coding sequence GTGGTCTTCAAACGGATGATGCGGGCACTCGGCGTCGGTGGCCCGTCCGTGGAAACGGTGCTCACCAACCCCAACTGCCGGCCCGGGGGTTACCTCGAGGGTCACGTTCAGGTGATCGGCGGCGAACACTCGGTAGACATCGAGTATGTGTCGCTGGCCCTGGTCACCCGGGTCGAGGTCGAGAGCGGCGACAGCGAGTACAACACCAACCAGGAATTTCACAAGCAGCGGCTCACCGGTGCCTTCAAGCTGGACCCGGGTCAGCGCCACGACCTGCCGTTCCGCTTCGACGTGCCGTGGGAAACCCCGATCACCGAGGTGTACGGCCAGCACCTGCACGGCATGACGATGGGTCTGGCCACGGAGCTCGAGGTGGCCCGCGCCGTCGACAAGGGTGACCTCGACGCGGTGGCGGTGCACCCCCTGCCGGCGCAGGAGCGGATCCTCGAAGCGCTGCAGCGGCTCGGTTTCCGGTTCAGCAAGGCCGACGTGGAGCGCGGCTCCGTGTACGGCGTGCACCAGACGCTGCCGTTCTACCAGGAGATCGAGTTCTACCCGCCCCCGGCGTACGCCAGCGGGATCAACCAGCTCGAGGTCACCTTCATCGCGACCCCGCAGGTGTTGCAGGTGATCCTCGAACTCGACAAGCGGGGCGGGCTGTTCACCGAGGGCCACGACGCGTTCGGCCGCTTCGACGTCGACTACCACACCGTCGACCAGGTCGACTGGGCCGGGCAGCTGGACAACTGGCTGCGCCAGTCCGCCCAGCGCCGGGGCCTGTTCTTCTGA
- the sigB gene encoding RNA polymerase sigma factor SigB — translation MAEEAADGIMTDSVEALADLDATDERGVSADLVRAYLNGIGRTRLLTAVEEVTLSKRIEAGLYAEEKLPTADADVAGLLEIIVAEGKAAKNHLLEANLRLVVSIAKRYTGRGMAFLDLIQEGNLGLIRAVEKFDYTKGYKFSTYATWWIRQAITRAMADQARTIRIPVHMVEQVNRMVRARRDLATQLGREPSIAEIAKAMGVPEFQVIELISYDREPVSLDQAVGEDGESALGDFVAAVDPRGEPGDGLARGELRNEVEIVLSTLSERESAVIRLRFGLDDGRQRTLDEVGREFGLSRERIRQIEKVTMLKLRSPERAGRLEAYAS, via the coding sequence ATGGCGGAAGAAGCCGCTGACGGCATCATGACAGACAGTGTCGAGGCCCTGGCCGACCTTGACGCCACCGACGAGCGCGGCGTCTCCGCCGACCTCGTCCGGGCGTACCTCAACGGCATCGGTCGGACCCGCCTGCTCACCGCGGTCGAGGAGGTGACCCTCTCCAAGCGGATCGAGGCCGGCCTCTACGCCGAGGAGAAGCTGCCCACCGCCGACGCGGACGTCGCCGGACTCCTGGAGATCATCGTCGCCGAGGGCAAGGCCGCGAAGAACCACCTGCTCGAGGCCAACCTGCGGCTCGTCGTCAGCATCGCGAAGCGCTACACCGGGCGCGGCATGGCCTTCCTCGACCTGATCCAGGAGGGCAACCTCGGCCTGATCCGCGCGGTCGAGAAGTTCGACTACACCAAGGGCTACAAGTTCTCCACGTACGCCACCTGGTGGATCCGCCAGGCCATCACCCGCGCCATGGCCGACCAGGCCCGCACCATCCGCATCCCCGTACACATGGTCGAGCAGGTCAACCGCATGGTCCGCGCCCGCCGCGACCTCGCCACGCAGCTGGGCCGCGAGCCCAGCATCGCCGAGATCGCCAAGGCCATGGGCGTACCGGAGTTCCAGGTCATCGAGCTGATCTCGTACGACCGGGAGCCGGTCAGCCTCGACCAGGCGGTCGGCGAGGACGGCGAGAGCGCCCTCGGCGACTTCGTCGCGGCGGTCGACCCGCGCGGCGAGCCGGGTGACGGCCTGGCCCGGGGCGAGCTGCGCAACGAGGTCGAGATCGTGCTCTCCACGCTGTCCGAGCGGGAGTCCGCGGTGATCCGGCTGCGCTTCGGCCTCGACGACGGCCGCCAGCGCACCCTCGACGAGGTGGGCCGCGAGTTCGGCCTGAGCCGCGAGCGCATCCGCCAGATCGAGAAGGTGACGATGCTCAAGCTGCGCTCGCCGGAGCGCGCCGGCCGCCTGGAGGCGTACGCCAGCTGA